CCACCGCGTCGCGCAGCGTGAGGGTGCGCATACGCAGGGGCTTCAGGTGGCTCAAAAGCGCCTGACACCCATCGTCGTCGCTGGCTTCATTGTGCAGCACAAGGGCATCTGCCAAGGGTGTGGCGCTGTCGCTGGAGGCCTGTCCTTCGAGTTTGCCGATGTGTTCCAGCAAGTTCCCGATAAAGGTTTCCATATCCACTTTTGGGAACTCCATGCGGAATTCGCTTTGGAAAAAGACCCTTGCGTAAGGGCCTGTCTCGCGCTTTCCTTTGAGCGGGTATGCAAATGGCTGGATGCTGTTGCGGGCATTTTTGAACAGTGCGTCCAGCAAGACGCGCAGGCTCCAGTCCTCAAAGTCGAAGCCGAGAAAGAGGTAGAAGCGGGGCACGGTGAACGCCGCCAGAAGACTGTCGGGTAGGCGTTCGTGTTGCGCGCCCGTGATTTTGTTCACATAAGCCAGTTGGTCGTTGTAGGTAAGCACGAGCGATTCTGACCGCTTGAAAAAGCCGAAAAGGTTGTAAATCAGTGGGGCCGCGTCGTCGCCAAAAGAGTAGAGCGGGTCGGAGGAGGGCTTTCTGAAATTGTAGAAGTCGAAGCGGTAATCGCGCACGGCCGTGGCGTAGAAGCGGGCAAAAAAATCGTCGGGGGTGGTATTGACGACGATTCTGAAAGGCAGGTCGGCGAGCTGCTCCAATTGCGGGTGCAACTGCGCCTCGCGTTCGG
This genomic interval from Saprospiraceae bacterium contains the following:
- a CDS encoding SIR2 family protein gives rise to the protein MPTDSSASSGSTAALTDTVYQNIARNISEGSCVLFLGPAAITARQPDGTYRPLTELCANQLAKGLGLSKEEEDSLYHVASYLRVRAQRSDTMLISEVQDFYNKAEREAQLHPQLEQLADLPFRIVVNTTPDDFFARFYATAVRDYRFDFYNFRKPSSDPLYSFGDDAAPLIYNLFGFFKRSESLVLTYNDQLAYVNKITGAQHERLPDSLLAAFTVPRFYLFLGFDFEDWSLRVLLDALFKNARNSIQPFAYPLKGKRETGPYARVFFQSEFRMEFPKVDMETFIGNLLEHIGKLEGQASSDSATPLADALVLHNEASDDDGCQALLSHLKPLRMRTLTLRDAVGQGDVQAWIRKTLDSVQVVLPLVSADFFDASNPALPLLEEIVQRNDPRNRFLVMPILLKSCAMDATPLGRLRTTRPPKNEPVYGNGQENRHFADIADKLKTYIENLT